The Pseudodesulfovibrio cashew genomic sequence TTCAATTGCTCTGAGGTATACCCCTCCCCGTTGTGGTAGTATTCGAGGAGATAGGTCGTTTCGCTCTCGGTCAGGTAGCGTGCGCCCAGAAGAAAGCTCCAGGCATCGTGGTTGTGGATACTGCTGGTCCCGTCGTCGTTGAAAACCGTCTGCTCATGGCCCAATCGGACCGCCGTTTCTCCATGGATGGCGAAATTTTCGGTGATATTCGCGGCAAAGTCGACGCCGAAGGACGTGTCGTAATAATCGCCGGTCATTGCCATGACATCCATGTCCACATCGGAAATCAGAAAGTAGAGCTTTCCCCCGTAGAGAACACTTTCTTTCGTCGCCAATCCCGTATTTACCCGCTCCCATACGGGGACGACCACCGGAGTGAACGCAAATGTCTTCAGTGGGCCGTCGAAGCTGAAGATGGCATCGACGACACCCATGACGTAGCCCTCACGGCTCTGGTCCGGGTCGTCCACGTCCTTGGGGCGGCTGGCGAAACTCACGGGGTTCCAGGCATACCCCTTGCCCCATTTGAGGACCTTTTTCCCTGCTTCCAGCGTGAACTGGGGGTCCGGTCTCCATGAGGCCACCCCCTCTTCGAGCAGGACCTGCCCGGCCCAATGCTTGTCGTCCTTGAAAAAACGTTCCGACGGTTCGTCCGGCTCGCTCACCGACGACAGGGGCAACTGACTCCAGGCAACGTCGGCGCGCGGGCGGGCATATATCCCGAACGTTTCGTATTTAACGGAAAGTTCGGGCTTGAGTTGCAGCAGCAAGTCCGTCTGGAGTTCGTCCTGTCTGGACTTGAAGAAGCGTTGCTCGTATGCCGCCGAGTTCCTGTTCAGGACGCGTTCGTACATCCGCAACTCGGCCTGCCCCCAGAATTCGAAGTGCTTTTCCTCTACGGCTGGAACGTCGAAATTCGCATCATAGAGGGGCTCGTCCTGGGCAAGGGCCGATGTTGCGGCAACCAGGGCGAGCGCCACACAGAGAAGCGCCCCGCGCCAGGCTCCGGCTTTCATCACTCTGTTTCCCGCCATTACCGGCGCAGGGTCTCGATCCGCGGCAGGTAATTGAGGGTGAAGACTTCATCAGAGAAATCCCTGGCCTTCATCCTGGCGAAGATCATTACGGACAGGTACCCCTTGTGGAGCGGGCTGTCCGTCTCGACAATGGCCGGGCGGACGAATCCGTCGCCGAAGTCGGTCATCTTTTTGAAATGCAGGGTCTTGATCAGCATCCCGGACGCCGCGAGACACTTGATTTCCGTTGGAACAAGCCGGTCCTTGGCCACCAGCATTTCCAGCTTGTCGTAGGCCACGTCGTTGGTCTTCGCCTTCAGGTGGAGAACGTAGGCGTCGTCGTTTTCCTCCATGGACTCGGGCGCGTACTCGACGCTGTAGTCGAGCCGCATGATGTCGGCATTGTTGAAGATGCCGCCCGTCACCGATTGCAGGCTGGTTATCCTGACCGGCTTGGCCACGCTCGGGATATGGAGCCACATGTTGTCGCCCAGGCGCAGGGTCGCGCGGCCCTTTTCGCTGGATGGCTCCAGAAACACGGAAGCCACCATGTCCTGCCCCTTTTTGATGGTGTACAGGACGTATTCCCGCTTGCTCCCGTCCGGCTCGATGTTAATGAGCTTGCGGTAGGATTCGTAGCTGACCGGGGCAAGGTTGCGGTCCACGGCCTGGAGCACATCCCCGGCATCCATGGCGGACGCCTGCCCGGTGCCAAAGACAAGGCAGATGACGGTCAGGAGAAGAACATGTTTTATCATATGCATTTTCTTTGTCCCCTTGAGGTTACACGTGGCCGAGCGCATCGACGGGTTCCATCCGGCTCGCCTTCCATGCGGGTTGCAACGCCGCCAGGGCGGAGGCGACCAGGACGATGGCCGACAGGAAGAGCATTTCCCCGGGGTTGATGTCCGGTCGCACGATCAGGTTGTCCATGCGTCCGAAGGAGAAGGCCACTCCAGCCGCCTTGAAGGCCAGCAGCCCGCCCACGCCCAGGATCAGCCCGAGAGCCGTCCCCAGTATGCCGAGGAGCACGCCTTCGGCCACGAAAAGCGACATGATCGTTCCGGGGGAGGTCCCCATGGCGGCAATGGTCCCGATTTCCCGCACGCGCTCGAAGACCGACATCAGCATCACGTTGAGCACGCTGATGAGGACGATGGCGACCATGACGATCTTCACCGTGATCAGCATCAGGTCGATCATGTTCGCGATATTGGAGAACGGCGAAAGCTTTTGCCAGGTATGCAGCTCAAAGGCGGGCTTGCCCTTCTTGTTCAGGAATCCGCCGAGGGTCGCCGTGAGCGATGCTGCGACCGGCTTCAGGCGGTTGAAGTCGGAAACCCGGACCACGATCTCGGTGACCTCGCCCGGTTTGGTGCGCAGTAGGCTGCGGGCGTCTTCGATGTGCATGTAGGCGTCCTTGCCGCCCGGGCCCATGATGTCCTCGATGATACCCGCCACCTGGAATTCCATGCCGTTGACGGAGCCGTCCTTGTTGGTCGCGACCAACACCACGGAGTCGCCGGGCTTCATGCCCAGGCTCTTGGCCACCTTTTCGGGGACGATGACCTGGCCCTTCTTGAGCAGATCCTCGCCCGGGCCGGGGGCTCCCTGCTTCATCCTGCCCACCAGGGACGGACAAACGGCCATTTCCCGTTTCGGATCGATTGCCGAAAGCCTGACGTTGGTGCTTTCCATATAGTTGCTGAGGACCGCACCGAGCTTCAGCCTGGGGGCATACGCCTCCACTCCGGGAGTGCCATCGAGAGTTTTCGCGATTTTTTTGTACCCCTGTCCCTTCATGTTCAGATTGAGGGGCATGGTGTCTATGGACGAAAAGTACCCCTTGCGGTGAATCTGCAGGTGACCGATGCTTGAATCCGTGATGATGCCGATCATCATGGACTTGAACGATCCGGCGAGGCCCGAGAACATGACGACCATGCACACGCCGATGACGATGAGCAGGGAAGTGAGGGCCGTACGACGTTTGTAGCGCGCCAGATTGCGCAGGGCGATCTTGAATATGTTAAGCATGGTCATTGCCTCCCTGGACAAGCGGGTTCCCGTCACGCAGCATGCCGTCCTCGATGCCGTGCACCACGTCGGCGTGTTCGACGATGCGCGGGTCGTGGGTGGAGAAGACGAAGGTGGTCCCGTAGGTGTCCCGCATTTTTTTCATCAGATCGATTATCTTGTGGGCCGTGTCGTGGTCGAGGTTCGCGGTGGGCTCATCCGCCAGCACCACCTCCGGGTTGGTCACCAGAGCACGGGCCACGGCCACGCGCTGCTTCTGGCCGCCCGAAATCTGATCCGGCCGCTTGTCCTTCTGGTCGGCCATGCCGACGGCCTCCAGCACAGCCATCACGCGTTCCCGCCGCTCGGCTGCGGGAGTCCGGGTGATCATGAGCAGGGGGTATTCTATATTCTCGTACACGCTCAGGACAGGGATGAGATTGAACGACTGGAAAATGAAACCAAGGTGTTCGCCGCGAAAATGAGCAGCTTCCTTTTTCCCCAGGGTGTCCACCCTGGTGCCGGTCACCCGGACCTCGCCGGACGAGGGCTTGTCCATACAGCCGATGATATTGAGCAGTGTTGTCTTGCCGCTTCCCGAAGGTCCGACGAACGTGACAAGTTTCCCTTTTTCGATGGAGACGGAGATCTGTTTCAGGGCCTCAGTTTCAACCTGCCCCGTCAGATATTTTTTCGAAATGCCGTCCAGTTCAATCAGCGACATGGTTTTCTCCTGTACACATGGCCTAGGGAAAATCCCCGGTCATGCCGTTAATTCCGTTTCGAGGCCCCCCCGGCCATCGCCCCAAACCCGGGCCTGCTGCCTCCATAATTCTGAATTGCTTCCAACAGTCCGGAAAACTGATCCGGCCGCAACACGGCCTTTTCCTGGAGCAGAAGACGAAGCACCTCGTCTTTCATTTCGCCTTGATTTACAGAAATCTTTTGCTGAATGGCCCGAATCGCCCTTTCGTCGGCAACGGGTTTGGCCAGCAACTCCAGCATCCGTTTTCTCAGTTGCATCGTTTCCCGGCGAATACGGTCTGCATTGGTCTTGAAGGCCTGCGCATAAGGTTCCAGCACTTTCCATTGTTCGGGTGTCACCTGCACGCTTTCATACCGCGCCGCAAAAAATGGGTCTCCCGAATGGCGGGAAGCCTCCGGCGGCATCGGATTTTGTCCGGGAAAATACTGCATGCCCCAGAACAGGACAAAGGCGATATTCAATCCCACCGACAAGGCCAGCAGCGACCGCTTCAGATAATACATGGTTACAACCTCCCCCCGCCGTCGAATCCGGCCAGCACCGCGGCCTCGATCGAACCGCCGGGAGCCGCACTCAGGGACGCGGAGACCGTATTCTCCGTCCGCATCATGCCCCGTTCAGAGACCGATCCGCCATGACTGTTCCACCCGAGAAGACCTCCCAGAAGCAGGCCGACAGCCAGGGCGGATGTCATGGCCGTCATCCCCAGTCCTCTGCGGACAATCTCTCGGAAGCGGCTTTTGATCGGGGCATCGAAATACTCTCGTGAAGCTCGAGCCATGATCCGGAATTCCAAATCGCCCGGCATCGCCGGAGTGCCCAGAGAGGTAAGAGGTGCTTCCAATGCCGCCAGCTCCGCCAAACGCGCGCGGCAGTCCGCGCACCCATCGAGATGGCGTTTCATATCCCGCAATTCCTGTTCGGGCAGTTCGCCGTCCAGGTAGGCGGAAAGACGTGTATGGCAATTTCGGCAATGCATTTGTGTCGGCCTCATCTTCATTAAACGATCCAATTCCGGGAAACCCCCGCCTTCGAACAAAAAAAGTTCAACGCGATTTCAATTCCTTTCGCATCGCCTCACGGCCCCGGGACAGCAACCGCTCGACTCCCTTGCGTGACGTTTCAAGCACTGCGGCCATTTCATCATAGCCGAGCCCTTCGTAGTAACGCAGCACCACGGCCATGCGCTGTCTAGGGGGAATGGCATCCAATGCCCGGCGAACACGAGCCGCGTCCTGGCTCATGATCAATGCCTCCTCCTGTCCGGGGGACGGATCGGCCAACTCCGGATAATCGTCCGACTGTCCGGGCTTTTTCCTTTTGGCATGGTCCAGGCAGAGTCGAGAAATGATGATGTAGAAAAACCTCTTGAAACGTGCGGTACGGCGATATCGGGCCGACGCGGAAAGCAGCTTGATGAAGGCGGCCTGAACGATATCTTCGGACTCATCCCTGGAGCCAAGGAAACGATAGGCCACGCCCCAGGCCCAGGACTGGTGCCGCCGGACGAGTTCGCCGAAGGCCTGCCGGTCCCCGTTTCCCGAGGCTTCCAATAGGGCCTCGTCCGGGAGTTGTGATTCCTGTCGATCAGGCAATCCGCCGTCTCCTGATGTTGTTGAGGCTCGCCCAGAATAGCCCGAGCATGAACAGCACCACCCGCTCCACGGCAGACAACATGCCCTCCACGGCCTGTGCTTCGTCGAACTGCTTGCTTGGGTCTTCCATGCCTTCATTTTCCATCAGGACGGGCCTCCGGCGTCAGATATCTGTTTCCATTTGACGACGGTGATTCCCCGAGGGGGGAACTCTCTGTAGTCTTCGTACTCAATGAAAGTGGGCAATATTAATATTGCTTTGTCAATCTAGCGCATTCGAAAAAATATCAAAAATCATTTTGTAAATAAGAGATGCCCCCCGGTTGTCCGGACCGTCGAAGGGAAAAGTCTGGTGAGTCTGGGATTAACGATACCGCCAAAAGCGCCTCCCATCACCCTCGCTGTCGGAGACGCCCTGGGGAGCACCCCCCGTTGGCAAGCACCGCCGAAGGCTCCCCTGACTCTAAGAATCGCGCTTATCATTTGCCCTGCAGGAGCAGCTTCCAGCGCTTGGCCTCGTCCCAGTTGAACCCGCCTGGCACGCAGGGCCAGATGGAGTTGTTCTGGAAGAGCGGCTCCCGGGCGAGGGGGTACGGCGAGACCTTCGCGGCTTCGGCAAAGAGCGGGCTGTGCGGAATGGGCGTGTAGTGGGCGAGATGAGGACGGAAGCCGTAGGACCGGACATGCTCCACGGCCTGTTCGACGTTGCCGAGGTCCTGACCGGGCAGACCGAAGAGGATGTAAACGCCGATATCGTCGAGATCGAAGCCGGCGTCCAGGAGATTGCGTGCGCCGTCCTCCCACTCCCTGCGGGTGAGCTTCACGTCGTGGCGGTGGTCGAAATCGGTGGTCTCAAGGCCAAGGCGCACGGTATGCAGCCCTGCCCGCTTGAGGCGGGCGCAGACGTCCGCGCTGAGCCGCCGCACGTGCATGGCGTTGGGCGTGTGCAGGCGAAGGGAGAGGTCCTCGGCGTTGATGCGGTCGAGCACGGGCCAGAGCCAGCGGTCCGGGTTGATGAGCAGGGCGTCGTCGTAGAAGGCGAAGTCGCGCACACCCCGATCATACTCGGCGCGCAGGGCGGAGAACACGGCGTCGGGAGCGCTCTGGGTGAAGTCCGGGTACAGGGCGCGGCTGGCGCAATACTCACAGGTAAACGGACAGCCCCGTGAGCCGAGGATGGGCGCGTAATGAGGCTCGGCGTAGAGATCGAGGGCCAGGGACAGGCCCGCGTTGGGCGGCAGTGAGGGCGCGGGCAGGCCGAGCCGTTGCCAGAGCGAGGCCCAGTTGGCCGGGAGCTCCATGGAGCCCTGCATGATCAGGTCGGCGCGGGCATGGGCGCGGGCATGTTCGGTGCAGAGGGTGGCGTAGGTGCCGCCGAGGACGCGGGGGACGTCGGGCCAGAGTTCGGCGGCGATGTCGAGGACCTCGAGCGCGCCGGGATACCAGTAGGTCATGATGGACGTGACCAGGACAAGATCGGGCGCGGGATCGAGGGCGGCCAGGGCTTCCCGGACCATGTCGCGCGGGAGTCCGTAGCGGGAGTATCGCCGGTCCATGAAAGCCAGCGGCTCGGGGAGCGGCAGTTCCTCCTTGGGGTAGTGGCCGGTGCCGTACTTGCCGGGCGAGGGCCAGCGCGCGTCCTCCCAGGTGCGATCCAGGCAATCCACGAGGGCCACGGACGCTCCGGCGGCGCGGAGCATGTCCAGGCAGGCGAGCAGGCCCACGGGCCGCGACCAGACATTGAAGGCCGCGAAGTCGAATATCCAGGGATTGATGCCCAGTATGCGCGGGCCTTCGGCAGGGCCGGACCAGGGGATGTGCGGATGCTCGGGGCGGCTCACTTACTGATAGAAACGGGTGTAAAGATTGATGGCGAGGGACACGGCCAGCAGGACCACGATGGCCACGAGCAGCATGTTGGTGGTCCGGTTGCGCTTGGCCACGCGCTCGGCCTTGGACTTGGTGAACATCCCGGTGATCAGGAAGACCAGCCCGAGTATGATGATGAGTTTGGTGAGGATGCCCATGGGGAGGGTGTAGCGGATTTGGCCGGGAATGTCTTGCCCCGGAAAATGGTAACGTGATATGGAGAGCATGCTCTGCGGCTGGCTGCTTCAAACATCACAGCCGAACATGAAACAATATTCTTCCTCTTCCCGTGTCCTCTCGGATTTGGCGAATCTTACGTACGTCCTGCCGTCAGCTTTGGCGCGCCCTTTCCCCTTTCCCTATTCATCTGATTTCCCTTGGCCCGACTTCCCATCCGACGCGCCTCGGACCAAGGGAGGGTGTACGCCATGTTGAAGCGACTCCTGAAAAAGCCCGAAGCCAGATACTGCGCCATTATCGCTGTCCTCAGCATCATCCTGTGGATAGCCATGGGCCAACTCAGTGCCTACATCATTTTTTTCGGCGGGGCCGGACTCCTCATGTACGGACTCCCCTACGCCGTAGGGCTTCTCCTGCTTCTTGTCGGTGTCTATTCCATAAGCGGAGACGCCATCCGGGGCGTGCTGAAATGGTCCGGCCTCACACTGCTCGGGCTGTTTCTGGGCACCGGCCTCCTCTCGCTGGTGGCGGCTTCGCCGTACCTGGTGGACAAAACCCTGTCCACGAGCGAGGTGTATAGATACCGTTTCTCCATCGTGATGGAAACGCCGGATGGCCCCACCACCGTCGGCCACGTCGTGACCATGGACAAGAAGCGGTTCAGCCTGTCAGGAGCTCCCAGCGGAACGATGCTCATGCGCAATTCGCTACGGGCGCCCAGCAGCTATGTCGTGGGCGACGGGGTGTATGTGGGATACGCCAACCACAAGACGGGCATTCTTGCCGGTTTGTTCCCGGCGGTCCTGCGCCGACATGGCCTTCCCCTGCATGGCAGGGATTATACGGGCCTTGCGCTGGAGGTGGACAAGGAGTTGTTCCCCAGGTTGTTTGCCCATGGCCTGAAGCACCATGACGAGAAACTGCTCGCCCTGTACGAGTCGCTTCTCGCCCAAGGGAAATACAAAATCTTCGTGGAATTGCTTGGCGGAGAAGTGGAAGACCCCCAAAGGCCCGGGCAGTTGTGCAGATACCTCCTTGCCCTGGAGGCGGAAACCGCAAGAGGCAGGAGGCGGGCCGAGACCGAAGTTCGAGTCATCCGCGACGTCCTCACCACCGGAGACGGGAAAGAACATGTCCGCCTGCACCCTGTGGCCGGATTCCTGCACATCCCCCTCGGGAAGAAACTTGGCCTGCAAATGCGCTTCTTGCCGCGCGACCTGGTTTCACTTCCCGGTCGCCTGGCCGTGGCAACGGGCAAAACCGGCTTAGCGCCCGGAAACAGGCACCAGGTGCCAAACGAACTGCTTGAGAAACAGTATTTCGGAGGCCTTCAGCTTCAGGGAGACGACGCCCGCTTCCCTCCCGAAGAGTATCGCGCGTTCAAGGCAGGCAAAGGCGAATACACGGTCTGGTTCGAAGTGCTCGACGGTTCGTGCGATTATGAGATTCCTAGCCCTTGATCCAGATGATCCCGGCCTGCCTGCCCGTGTCGCGATTCGGGGAGGCGCACGCCTTGCGGTAGGAGAAGAAGGTGTCGTCCATGCCCATGGTGCAAAGGTCGAAGGAGAAGAGCTGTTTCTCGGGCACACCCGCCGCCATGAGCTGGTCGCGGGTCATGCGCCAGAGGTCGGCGCGCTTGGTTTCCGGGTCGAAGTACTGCTTGAAGCCGGGACCGAAGTCGGTCTCGAAGTTGACGAACTCGGCAGCGGCCGGACTCAGGGACGGGCCGCGCACCGCGAAGACGTCCTTGGGGTCGAGACCGTAGGTCTCGCAGAAAAAGCGCACCCCCTCGCCGGGGAAATTTATCTTGTTGCCGCGCCAGCCCGCATGCAAACCCGCCACGTAACGGCCCGAGCGGTGGGCCAGGAGGATGGGCTGGCAGTCGGCGGTCTTGATCACCAGGCCGTGACCTGGCGTGGCCGTGGTCATGCCGTCGCCCTCCAGCATCGCGTGCTCCTCAGGGGCGATGGGCGCAGGGTCGGCGTGGATCACCCCGCCGTGAACCTGGTTGCACTCGCACCAGCCGGTCAGCTCCAGGCGGTCGAAGACGAGGCGGCGATTTCCGGCCACCTTGTCGGGCTCGTCGTTGACGTCAAAGGAGAGGTTGGCCGAGTCATGAGGCGGCTCGGACAGCCCCCCGCGCCGGGAGGTGAAGGCGCAGCCCACACCGGGGATGCCCACGAACTCAAAGGGGAAAAACGCTATGGCCGCCATAATTCCTCGTCGGTGCACACGGCCTTGACCGGCATGTCCCACTCCTCGGTGGGGATGCGATCGACCAGTTGGAACTCGTAGCCCATGCCGATGGTCAGGGTGGCCTGCATGGCCCCATTGGCCAGCAGCCGGTCATAGTAGCCACCGCCGAAACCGAGGCGGAAACCGCGCCGGTCAAAACCTATTCCCGGGATCAGGGCCAGATCCGGACAGCACTCGCTCATGGCCGGGCACTTTGTGGCGTCGGGTTCCATGATGGCAAAGGGGCCAGGCGCGAGGTCGTCCCGACACACGGCACAGGCGATGTCCATCTCCCCGTTCCGCTCGGGACGGCAGCGGGGCAAGAGCACGCGGGCCCCCCGCTCCCAAAGCTCGTCCAGCAGCGGGCGCACGTTCACTTCCCCCCGCACGGGCCAGTAGAGGAGCACCTCGGCGGCTTCCAGCCACTCGGGCAGGGCCCGGACAAACTCCAGAGCCCGATCACTGCGTTCCTGCCGGTCACTTTCGGAGAGCAGCAGCCTTTTGTCGATGAGCCGCCGCCGCAACCGTTCCTTGTCATTGATGTTCATGGAGCGCAGGGTAACACGGCAGGGAGCGACAATCCAGCATCCGGAAACGCCCTCGTCGCAGGCGGCGGGAGAACCCGCTTGGGTTTCGCTTCGTCTTGATGTATCCTCCCGCCGACAACGAAACATACCGAGCCGGAGAATCCATGCCCGCTAACATACTGGTCCTCGACGACGAAAAAAACTATCTGCTCATCCTGGAATCCATCCTGGAGGACGAGGGGTACGACGTGACCACCCTGTCCGACCCGGAGATGGGACTGGCCTACCTCGAAGACTCCGAGGTGGACGTGATCCTGACGGACATGAAGATGCCCAAACTCACGGGCCAGGACGTGCTGGAGCACTGCAAGAAGAACTACCCGCACATCCCGGTGCTGATCATGACCGCCTTCGGGTCCATCGAGGCCGCGGTGGAGGCCATGCGCATCGGCGCCTTCGACTACATCACCAAGCCGTTCGCCAACGAGGAGCTGCTCCTGTCCATCTCCAAGGCCGTGCAGTATGCGGCCACCCAGCAGGAGAACATCCGCCTCAAGCGCGAGATCCGAGACCGCTACTCCAAGGGCAACATCATCGCCCGGGCCAGGGGCATGCAGCAGGTACTGGACATGGTCGACCGCGCCGCGCCGTCCAAGTCCACCGTGCTCATCCTGGGCGAGTCCGGCACCGGCAAGGAAGTCATCGCCCGTGCCATCCACACCAGCTCGCCCCGCAGGGACCAGCCGTTCGTCACGGTCAACTGCATGGCGCTCAATCCCGGCGTGCTGGAGTCCGAACTCTTCGGCCATGAAAAGGGCTCGTTCACCGGGGCCACGGCCATGCGCAAGGGCCGCTTCGAGCAGGCCAACAAGGGCACCCTTTTCCTGGACGAGATCGGCGAGCTGACCCCGGAGCTTCAGGTCAAGCTGCTGCGCGTGCTCCAGGAGCACCAGATCGAGCGAGTGGGCGGCGCCGAGACTTTTGACGTGGACATCCGCATCGTAGCCGCCACCAACAAGAATCTGCAGGAGGCCGTGTCCAAGGGCGAGTTCCGAGAGGACCTCTTCTACCGCCTGAACGTGGTCTCCATCTTCATGCCGCCCCTGCGCGAACGGCGCGAGGACATCCCGCTCCTGGCTTCCCACTTCCTGGAGAAATACACCAAGGAGAACCAGGTCAACATCACCGGCTTCTCCGGTTCGGCCATGGACTACCTGACCGCCTACGAGTGGCCGGGCAACGTCCGCCAGCTGGAGAACGTGGTGGAGCGGTGCACGGTCCTGTCCAGGGGCGAGATCATCAAGGCCGAGGATCTGCCGCCCGAAATCAAGGACGAGGAGGCCCAGTTCAAGTCCGCCGTGGACCTGCTGCCCGGCAAGCTCAACCTGGCCGAGACCATGGACAAGATTGAGGGGGCCCTGGTGAAGCGCGCCCTGGTTCGCACCGAGTTCGTCCAGGTCAAGGCCGCCGAGATGCTCGGCCTGTCCAAGTCCAACCTGCAATACAAGCTCAAGAAATACGGCCTGGCCGGAAAGGCGAAATAACGCGAGCAAGTTCACTTAGGAGGACTCACATGTCGTCCGGTCCGATAACAAGACGTAAGTTCCTGGCTATGGTCGCTTGCGCGGCAGTGGTGCCATACGCGATGCTCAACCGGACCGAAGAATTAACCGTGACCAGGCAAACCATTGCTGTGCATACGCTGCCTACTCTCTTTTCCGGCTTCACCATCTGCCACCTCTCGGACCTCCACTCCCGTGAATACGGAGCCGGAAATCGAGAACTGCTCAGGATCATCGACGAACACAAGCCCGACTTGATCGCCATGACCGGTGACATGATCGACAAACGGCGCTGCGACGAATCCGTCTGCCTGCACTTGTGCCGTGAGGCAGCCCGCATAGCGCCTGCCAAGTTCGTAACCGGCAATCACGAAATGACCAACTTTCACCAAATGATACAACACCGCCTGAGGGATACGGGGGTCGACTTCCTGGACAACAGGAACACCATCCTGCAGCGCGGAGGGGACAAAGTATACTTGGCCGGAGCCGGGGAATACAATTATTATGGCAAACAGAGTATTAAATTTTCCATGAACGGCATCCCTGAAGACGCCTGCTCCATAGTCTTGTCACATCACCCCGAGATCATGGAAGAATTCAGCAATCGCA encodes the following:
- a CDS encoding metallophosphoesterase; translation: MSSGPITRRKFLAMVACAAVVPYAMLNRTEELTVTRQTIAVHTLPTLFSGFTICHLSDLHSREYGAGNRELLRIIDEHKPDLIAMTGDMIDKRRCDESVCLHLCREAARIAPAKFVTGNHEMTNFHQMIQHRLRDTGVDFLDNRNTILQRGGDKVYLAGAGEYNYYGKQSIKFSMNGIPEDACSIVLSHHPEIMEEFSNRKANLILSGHTHGGQIRLPFAGAVIAPDQWVFPRYTDGLYRKGGTAMYVSRGLGNSIIPLRLNCPPEIAFLTLEPAA